A part of Acidobacteriota bacterium genomic DNA contains:
- a CDS encoding prolipoprotein diacylglyceryl transferase, whose translation MHPLIIDLGMVNLPFFGETHLFLPTYGLLFAISVLVAWRWYALRTRDMGVSPEHLFNQTFYTLLAGVLGAKLLLILVDWRFYLDHPGQILGTLRSAGVLVGGVISGMAAFFIYGKRHSLPMWKLVDAIVAPVALAQAIGRLGCFSAGCCWGRETSLSALSVVFTDPEAAQQTGVPLNIPLVPTQLIQFGNDLIVALILTFAWRKKLKPDGTVFWLYVLLYSVGRGVIEFWRGDSHRGLFFGGLVSTSQLFALAGVVVALFFLVRNRRAALSARSG comes from the coding sequence ATGCATCCTCTCATCATCGATCTCGGCATGGTCAACCTCCCTTTCTTTGGCGAGACCCACCTGTTCCTGCCGACCTACGGCCTGCTCTTCGCGATATCGGTCCTTGTTGCATGGCGTTGGTACGCGCTTCGCACCCGGGACATGGGCGTGTCGCCGGAACACCTTTTCAATCAGACGTTCTATACCCTGCTCGCCGGCGTCCTCGGCGCCAAGCTGCTTCTGATCCTGGTCGACTGGCGGTTCTACCTGGACCACCCGGGGCAGATCCTCGGAACGCTGCGATCGGCCGGAGTCCTGGTGGGAGGCGTCATCTCGGGAATGGCGGCGTTCTTCATCTACGGGAAGCGGCATTCCCTGCCGATGTGGAAACTCGTGGATGCGATCGTCGCTCCCGTCGCGCTCGCTCAGGCGATCGGCCGACTGGGCTGCTTCTCGGCGGGCTGCTGCTGGGGACGCGAGACCTCGCTGTCCGCTCTATCGGTCGTATTCACCGACCCCGAGGCCGCGCAACAGACCGGTGTCCCGCTCAATATCCCGTTGGTCCCGACCCAACTGATCCAGTTCGGCAACGACTTGATCGTGGCCCTGATCTTGACGTTCGCATGGCGCAAGAAATTGAAACCCGACGGGACGGTCTTCTGGCTTTACGTCCTGCTCTACAGCGTGGGCCGTGGTGTCATCGAATTCTGGCGCGGCGATAGCCATCGCGGCCTCTTTTTCGGTGGCCTCGTTTCCACCAGCCAGCTCTTCGCCCTGGCCGGTGTCGTCGTCGCGTTGTTCTTCCTGGTCCGAAACCGCCGCGCCGCTCTGAGCGCTCGATCGGGCTAG
- the lspA gene encoding signal peptidase II has translation MRAPIYTGLRWPFFAFATGILLCDQLTKLAAEQWLRHREPRVLIPDLLQLDYARNPGGLGGMFRSLGEPWHTLILTGIPIVAIVLLAWFIARAGDLDRSTLYGLAFILGGAVGNVTDRVLYGEVIDFLDVWAAPPELALRLVRWFGTSHWPTFNIADSAIVTGAILMVTQTFRAPRE, from the coding sequence TTGAGGGCTCCGATCTACACCGGACTCCGCTGGCCCTTCTTCGCCTTTGCCACCGGGATCCTGCTCTGCGATCAATTGACGAAACTGGCGGCGGAGCAGTGGCTGCGACATCGAGAACCGCGCGTCCTGATTCCGGATCTTCTGCAGCTGGACTACGCCCGCAACCCGGGCGGCCTGGGCGGTATGTTCCGAAGCCTCGGGGAGCCGTGGCACACCCTGATCCTGACGGGCATACCGATCGTGGCGATCGTTCTACTGGCATGGTTCATCGCCAGGGCCGGCGACCTGGATCGCTCGACGCTCTACGGGCTGGCGTTCATCCTGGGCGGCGCCGTGGGCAACGTGACCGATCGCGTCCTGTATGGCGAGGTCATCGACTTTCTCGACGTCTGGGCTGCGCCTCCGGAACTGGCCCTGCGCCTCGTCCGTTGGTTCGGGACGTCGCATTGGCCAACCTTCAACATCGCGGACTCGGCCATCGTCACCGGCGCCATCCTCATGGTGACACAAACGTTCCGCGCACCGAGGGAGTAG
- the ileS gene encoding isoleucine--tRNA ligase, with translation MKANLPQKEPERLDWWDSIDVYGKIREARKGAPSFVLHDGPPYANGNIHLGQALNKTLKDFVVKSKSMAGFDAPYVPGWDCHGLPIEHRVEKELGPKIREMGPLQVRGRCRRVAEKFIKLQKGEFRRLGVFWDRRLDKQEDSENAPNRLATYRTLDRTYEAEIVRQLGRFFSAGAIHHGVKPVNWCWSCQTALAEAEVEYADRVDPSVYVKFPTENVGSRVPALLGRTVSILIWTTTPWTLPANLAIALHPELPYVAVTYQGSDEVIIVAEGLLADVAETLGWASTEIVARFTGSELVGEESSDGVRVRRPYLATRGAASEDGRLILGDHVTLEAGTGAVHTAPGHGTDDFRVGQQYDLEIFNPVDDDGRYRAGLLTDAWLDGQFVLDANAKIIDDLRQRGLLLLATDYPHSYPHCWRCKNPVLFRSTPQWFIAMDATDLRRAAVDRIHDTNWLPKSGEERIAQMIETRPDWCISRQRTWGVPIPAITCEGCFDEHEDAFVRDAALFEHVSALFLAEGSNAWFGVPQDSGGHRPYESDQERRERLIPAGVLCPRCEKSDRLRIHDHIVDVWFESGVSHSAVLGDSPRPPWPADLYLEGHDQYRGWFHSSLLVAANDRGLAPYRGVVTHGFTLDAEGRKMSKSLGNTISPQDVAGKRGAEVLRLWVAAIDFLEDMRLSDETLDRNAETYRKVRNTFRYLLSNLNGFAPTDDSIPYDQLLEIDQWALQQLEQLRRRLTTAYDEYQYHVVYHGLHNFCAVTLSSFYLDILKDRLYTAPTLSHERRSAQTVLYRLLDALCKLMAPVLCFTAEEVWQARLELHGQTAWTDRSVHTERFPEPLEVPTDQALLDRWARVISVREEIARALEDARRDKVIGTGLEAIVTIDTGDNAELRRFLESFGDDLRFILITSGVEWSPVSEEGYVSDTIEGFRVGVRRHAGTKCARCWHYTDDVDGEPRHPGVCLRCSRNIDGATAPTGAS, from the coding sequence ATGAAGGCCAACCTTCCACAAAAGGAGCCGGAACGTCTGGATTGGTGGGACTCGATCGACGTCTACGGAAAGATCCGCGAGGCCCGCAAAGGCGCGCCGAGTTTTGTGCTGCATGACGGCCCGCCGTACGCCAACGGGAACATCCATCTTGGCCAGGCGCTCAACAAGACATTGAAAGACTTCGTCGTCAAATCCAAATCGATGGCCGGGTTCGACGCTCCGTACGTGCCCGGATGGGACTGTCACGGACTACCGATCGAGCACCGCGTCGAGAAAGAGCTGGGCCCGAAGATCCGCGAGATGGGTCCGCTTCAGGTTCGTGGCCGCTGCCGACGCGTGGCGGAAAAGTTCATCAAACTGCAGAAGGGCGAATTCCGTCGACTGGGTGTGTTCTGGGATCGTCGCCTGGACAAACAGGAAGACTCCGAGAACGCCCCTAACCGCCTGGCCACCTACCGCACCCTTGATCGTACCTACGAGGCGGAGATCGTCCGTCAGCTGGGTCGATTCTTCTCCGCGGGGGCGATCCACCACGGCGTCAAACCGGTTAACTGGTGTTGGTCCTGTCAGACCGCACTGGCCGAGGCCGAGGTCGAGTACGCGGATCGAGTCGACCCATCGGTCTACGTCAAGTTCCCGACGGAGAACGTCGGATCTCGGGTCCCCGCCCTCTTAGGACGAACCGTCTCGATCCTGATCTGGACGACGACACCCTGGACACTCCCCGCCAACCTGGCGATCGCGCTGCACCCCGAGCTTCCGTACGTCGCCGTAACCTATCAAGGAAGCGACGAGGTCATCATCGTGGCCGAGGGGCTTCTGGCCGATGTCGCCGAGACCCTGGGCTGGGCATCGACGGAGATCGTCGCCCGCTTCACAGGGTCGGAGCTTGTCGGCGAGGAATCGTCCGACGGCGTTCGGGTTCGACGCCCCTATCTGGCAACGCGGGGTGCGGCGTCTGAGGACGGCCGCCTGATCCTCGGCGACCATGTCACGCTCGAGGCGGGAACCGGCGCGGTCCACACCGCACCGGGACACGGCACGGACGATTTCCGCGTCGGGCAACAGTACGACCTCGAGATCTTCAACCCCGTCGATGACGATGGCCGCTACCGAGCGGGGCTCCTGACCGACGCGTGGCTCGACGGCCAATTCGTACTCGATGCCAACGCCAAGATCATCGACGACCTGCGGCAACGCGGGTTGCTGCTCCTGGCCACCGACTATCCACACAGCTACCCACACTGCTGGCGCTGCAAGAACCCCGTGCTATTCCGTTCGACACCCCAGTGGTTCATCGCCATGGACGCCACGGATCTGCGCCGTGCTGCGGTGGACCGGATCCACGACACAAACTGGCTACCGAAATCCGGCGAAGAGCGAATCGCGCAGATGATCGAGACACGACCCGACTGGTGCATCTCACGACAACGGACGTGGGGCGTGCCGATCCCGGCGATCACCTGCGAGGGCTGCTTCGACGAGCACGAGGATGCGTTCGTTCGTGACGCCGCGCTGTTCGAGCATGTCTCCGCGCTGTTCCTGGCGGAGGGCTCCAACGCATGGTTCGGCGTCCCACAAGACAGCGGAGGACATCGCCCCTACGAGTCGGACCAGGAACGACGAGAGCGCCTTATCCCGGCGGGTGTCCTTTGCCCGCGCTGTGAGAAGAGCGACCGACTGAGAATCCACGACCACATCGTGGACGTCTGGTTCGAGTCGGGCGTGTCGCACTCCGCGGTGCTTGGCGACTCTCCCCGTCCACCCTGGCCCGCCGACCTCTACCTGGAGGGACACGATCAGTATCGCGGCTGGTTCCATTCCTCGTTACTTGTCGCGGCCAACGATCGTGGGTTGGCCCCTTACCGCGGTGTCGTCACCCATGGCTTCACGCTTGACGCGGAGGGGCGCAAGATGTCGAAGTCTCTCGGCAACACCATCTCCCCACAGGACGTTGCCGGTAAACGCGGCGCAGAGGTCCTGCGGCTCTGGGTCGCCGCCATCGATTTCCTCGAAGACATGCGTCTCTCCGACGAGACTCTCGATCGCAACGCCGAGACGTACCGAAAGGTTCGAAACACGTTTCGATACCTGCTCAGCAACCTGAACGGTTTTGCACCGACGGACGATTCGATTCCATACGATCAGCTCCTCGAGATCGACCAGTGGGCGTTGCAGCAACTCGAACAACTGCGCCGGCGCCTGACGACCGCCTACGACGAGTACCAGTACCATGTCGTCTACCACGGACTCCATAACTTCTGTGCCGTCACGCTCTCGTCGTTCTACCTCGACATCCTCAAGGATCGCCTCTACACGGCACCGACGCTTTCCCACGAGCGGCGTTCCGCGCAGACGGTTCTCTACCGACTCCTCGACGCACTCTGCAAGCTGATGGCCCCGGTGCTTTGCTTCACAGCCGAGGAGGTCTGGCAGGCGCGACTCGAACTTCATGGCCAGACCGCCTGGACCGATCGCAGCGTCCATACGGAACGGTTCCCGGAGCCCCTCGAGGTCCCGACGGATCAGGCACTCCTTGATCGTTGGGCGCGGGTCATCTCGGTCCGAGAAGAGATCGCCCGAGCCCTCGAGGATGCACGACGCGACAAGGTCATCGGGACGGGACTCGAAGCGATCGTCACGATCGACACCGGCGACAACGCGGAACTTCGCCGCTTTCTCGAGAGCTTCGGAGACGACCTGCGGTTCATCCTCATCACGAGCGGCGTCGAATGGTCTCCCGTCTCTGAGGAAGGGTACGTCTCCGACACGATCGAGGGATTTCGGGTGGGCGTCCGGAGACATGCGGGCACGAAATGCGCACGCTGCTGGCACTACACAGATGACGTTGACGGGGAGCCGCGACACCCCGGTGTCTGCCTGCGTTGCAGTCGCAATATCGACGGCGCGACGGCCCCCACGGGCGCATCTTGA
- a CDS encoding cysteine desulfurase, with product MTLTEQRVYLDHNASCPLRPESRRAMLEVLEGDFGNPSSIHAEGRRARGALENARRRVAALVGCGDGELVFTSGGSESISAAVRGVCDRAPESMRRLVIPDTEHSAVLDAVGHARRRGFVVVTVPCDQDGRIDVDRYVMHLGEDVALAVLQWANSETGVIQPVSEIGRECRSRGVPFLVDAVQVAGKIEINPKSCSADMLAIASHKLGGPAGAGALMVRRGIRLAPLIGGGAQEKRRRGGTPGLAAIAGFAAAADVAQREMQDEARRLLVLRARVERRIQDLDPSVTIHGHSVARLPNTVNFSLPGVPGEHLVIGLDMAGFACSTGSACASGGVEPSHVLRAMGFDDEHSRGAVRVSLGWNTTESQIDRFLDALPDVVERIREGLREQV from the coding sequence GTGACGTTGACCGAACAGCGTGTCTATCTGGACCACAACGCGAGTTGTCCGTTACGTCCAGAGTCCCGCCGGGCCATGCTCGAGGTGCTGGAAGGTGACTTCGGGAATCCGTCATCGATCCACGCTGAGGGCCGTCGTGCGCGGGGTGCACTAGAGAACGCTCGACGTCGTGTCGCGGCGTTGGTCGGCTGTGGCGACGGCGAGTTGGTTTTCACCAGCGGCGGTTCCGAGTCCATCTCGGCCGCCGTGCGTGGCGTCTGCGACCGAGCTCCGGAGTCGATGCGTCGACTCGTCATCCCCGATACCGAACACAGCGCGGTGCTGGATGCCGTAGGTCATGCCAGGCGGCGAGGATTCGTCGTTGTCACCGTACCCTGCGATCAGGACGGTCGCATCGATGTCGATCGGTACGTTATGCATCTTGGTGAGGATGTTGCGTTGGCCGTACTTCAATGGGCCAACAGCGAAACCGGGGTCATCCAGCCGGTGTCAGAGATCGGTCGCGAGTGCCGATCGCGTGGCGTCCCGTTTCTGGTGGACGCCGTTCAGGTCGCGGGCAAGATCGAGATCAACCCCAAGAGTTGTAGCGCCGACATGTTGGCGATCGCTTCGCACAAACTCGGTGGCCCTGCCGGCGCCGGTGCGCTGATGGTCCGCCGCGGCATTCGTCTTGCTCCGTTGATCGGCGGCGGAGCCCAGGAGAAGCGCCGTCGTGGTGGGACGCCGGGGTTGGCGGCGATCGCCGGCTTCGCGGCTGCGGCCGATGTGGCGCAGCGGGAGATGCAGGACGAGGCCCGGCGCTTACTGGTTCTCCGCGCACGGGTCGAGAGGAGAATTCAGGATCTGGATCCATCCGTGACGATCCACGGTCACTCCGTTGCGCGTCTTCCCAACACCGTCAATTTTTCGTTACCCGGTGTTCCCGGCGAACACCTCGTGATCGGACTCGACATGGCGGGGTTCGCCTGCTCCACCGGCTCGGCCTGTGCGTCGGGGGGCGTGGAGCCGTCTCATGTGTTGCGAGCCATGGGGTTCGACGATGAACACTCTCGGGGAGCGGTTCGTGTTTCTCTCGGCTGGAACACGACAGAGTCCCAGATCGATCGGTTTCTGGATGCGCTACCGGACGTCGTCGAACGGATCCGGGAGGGGCTCCGCGAGCAGGTCTAG